A region from the Onychomys torridus chromosome 22, mOncTor1.1, whole genome shotgun sequence genome encodes:
- the Slc46a3 gene encoding solute carrier family 46 member 3 — protein sequence MKVSFIEPAILLNAFAMTLTIPLTAQYVYRRIWEETGNYTFASGSNVSECAQNKSDPIFAFREEVQKKASLFNLQVEMSGLIPGLVSTFMLLSSSDNHGRKLPMVLSSLGSLGTNVWLCALSHFKLPLQLLIASTFIGALFGNYTTFWGACFAYIVDQCKEYKQKIIRIAILDFMLGVVTGLTGLSSGYFIQELGFVWSYFIIAVVLMANLAYIAFFLNDPIRESSAQVVTASCQESLKDLFYRTYMLFKNGSSKRRSLLCLLIFTIVVYFFVIIGISPIFTLYELGSPLCWDEVYIGYGTALGSLSFLSSFLGIWLFSYCLKDLHITFIGILTTMVGMVLAAFTRTTLMMFLVRIPFFFSIMPLSVLRSMMSKVVHSTEQGALFACIAFLETLGGVAATSAYSGIYSATVAWCPGFIFLLSAGLLILPGISLWAVKCIGWEEGSYTMFVPEEPSEHPSD from the exons ATGAAGGTTTCTTTCATCGAGCCCGCCATTCTCCTAAACGCGTTTGCTATGACGCTGACCATCCCGCTGACAGCGCAGTACGTGTACCGGAGGATATGGGAAGAAACCGGGAACTACACCTTTGCTTCCGGTAGCAATGTCTCTGAATGCGCGCAAAACAAAAGCGACCCGATCTTTGCATTCCGGGAG GAAGTTCAGAAAAAGGCATCTCTCTTCAACCTGCAGGTGGAAATGAGTGGGTTAATTCCTGGTCTGGTGTCTACCTTCATGCTTTTGTCCAGCAGCGACAACCATGGACGGAAACTCCCCATGGTTCTGTCCTCTCTTGGCTCTCTGGGAACCAACGTTTGGCTGTGTGCGCTGTCCCACTTCAAGCTTCCACTCCAGCTTCTGATTGCGTCCACCTTCATTGGCGCCCTCTTTGGGAATTACACCACATTTTGGGGCGCTTGCTTTGCCTACATTGTGGATCAGTGTAAAGAATACAAGCAGAAAATCATTCGAATAGCCATCCTCGACTTTATGCTTGGAGTCGTTACTGGGCTAACGGGTCTGTCATCTGGCTATTTTATCCAAGAACTGGGCTTTGTGTGGTCCTATTTCATCATTGCCGTAGTCCTTATGGCCAACCTGGCGTACATCGCGTTTTTCCTCAATGATCCCATAAGGGAGTCTTCAGCTCAGGTTGTCACTGCGTCCTGCCAGGAGAGCCTCAAGGATCTATTTTACCGGACttacatgctttttaaaaacggCTCCAGTAAGCGGCGATCTTTGCTCTGTCTGCTGATTTTTACCATTGTCGTTTACTTTTTTGTGATAATTGGCATTTCCCCAATTTTCACACTTTATGAGCTGGGCTCTCCGCTCTGCTGGGATGAGGTTTATATAGGCTACGGCACAGCTTTGGGCAGTCTCTCCTTTCTGAGTAGTTTCCTCGGCATATGGCTCTTTTCCTACTGCTTGAAGGATCTTCACATTACCTTTATTGGCATTCTTACCACCATGGTGGGGATGGTCCTCGCGGCTTTCACCAGGACCACTCTGATGATGTTTTTAG TCAGGATCCCGTTCTTTTTCTCCATCATGCCACTCTCTGTCCTGAGGTCCATGATGTCAAAGGTGGTCCACTCGACTGAACAAG GTGCGTTGTTTGCTTGCATTGCTTTCTTAGAAACACTGGGTGGAGTGGCTGCGACCTCGGCTTACAGCGGTATTTATTCAGCCACTGTTGCTTGGTGCCCTGGCTTCATTTTTCTGCTGTCTGCCGGCCTCCTCATCCTCCCAGGTATCAGTCTATG GGCTGTCAAGTGCATTGGCTGGGAAGAGGGGAGCTACACAATGTTTGTCCCGGAAGAGCCCAGTGAGCACCCGTCAGACTGA
- the LOC118572147 gene encoding proteasome maturation protein, whose translation MNARGLGSQLKDSIPVTELSASGPFESHDLLRKGFSSVKNELLPSHPLELSEKNFQLNQDKMNFSTLRNIQGLFAPLKLQMEFKAVQQVQRLPFLPSSNLSLDILRGNDETIGFEDILNDPSQSELMGEPHLMVEYRLGLL comes from the exons ATG AACGCCAGAGGCCTTGGGTCGCAGCTGAAGGACAGTATTCCAGTTACAGAGCTCTCGGCGAGTGGGCCTTTTGAGAGTCATGATCTCCTCCGCAAAGG GTTTTCTTCTGTGAAAAATGAACTTTTGCCCAGTCACCCTCTTGaattatcagaaaaaaat TTCCAGCTCAACCAAGACAAGATGAACTTTTCCACCCTGAGGAACATCCAGGGTCTGTTTGCCcccctgaagttacagatggagTTCAAGGCAGTGCAGCAG GTTCAGCGTCTTCCATTCCTTCCAAGCTCAAACCTGTCCCTGGATATTTTGAGGGGTAATGATGAGACCATTGGTTTTGAGGATATTCTTAATG ATCCATCACAGAGTGAACTGATGGGCGAGCCACACTTGATGGTGGAGTACAGGCTGGGTTTGCTGTAG